A window of Microbacterium luteolum contains these coding sequences:
- the hemE gene encoding uroporphyrinogen decarboxylase — protein sequence MALSDAPLLRALAGDRPAHTPVWFMRQAGRSLPEYRELRVGTRMLDACLTPDLAAEITLQPVRRHGVDAAVFFSDIVIPLRLAGVEVEIEPGRGPVFANPVRTASDVDRITAIDPESLDGTAIAEAVRLVTAELGDTPLIGFAGAPFTLAAYLVEGGPSKEHLRARAMMHADPESWNRLAGWLARVSRRFLETQRDAGASVVQLFDSWAGSLSPADYRAYVAPHSHAALQGIGIPTIHFGVGTGPFLGDMRLDGVADGVGVDWRQPLDEAAAILGPDVTVQGNIDPALLSAPWSVLEAHVRDVLERGRAARAHILNLGHGVPPETDPDQLTRIVELVHAER from the coding sequence ATGGCCCTCTCCGACGCTCCGCTGCTGCGCGCCCTCGCAGGCGACCGCCCCGCCCACACCCCGGTGTGGTTCATGCGTCAGGCCGGCCGGTCACTGCCCGAGTACCGCGAGCTGCGGGTCGGAACGCGGATGCTGGACGCCTGCCTCACGCCCGACCTGGCGGCCGAGATCACCCTGCAGCCCGTCCGCCGACACGGCGTCGACGCCGCGGTGTTCTTCAGCGACATCGTCATCCCGCTGCGCCTCGCGGGTGTCGAGGTCGAGATCGAGCCCGGACGTGGTCCGGTGTTCGCGAACCCGGTGCGCACGGCATCCGACGTCGACCGGATCACGGCCATCGACCCGGAGTCGCTGGACGGGACGGCCATCGCCGAGGCCGTCCGCCTCGTCACGGCCGAATTGGGAGACACCCCGCTGATCGGCTTCGCCGGGGCACCGTTCACGCTCGCCGCCTACCTCGTCGAGGGCGGGCCGTCGAAGGAGCACCTGCGCGCGCGGGCCATGATGCACGCCGACCCGGAGTCGTGGAACCGCCTCGCCGGCTGGCTCGCCCGGGTGTCGCGCCGCTTCCTGGAGACGCAGCGCGACGCCGGAGCATCCGTGGTGCAGCTCTTCGACAGCTGGGCGGGATCGCTCAGCCCGGCCGACTACCGCGCCTACGTCGCGCCGCACTCGCACGCCGCCCTTCAGGGCATCGGCATCCCGACCATCCACTTCGGCGTCGGCACCGGGCCGTTCCTGGGCGACATGCGCCTCGACGGTGTGGCCGACGGCGTCGGTGTCGACTGGCGGCAGCCGCTCGACGAGGCCGCCGCGATCCTCGGACCGGATGTCACGGTGCAGGGCAACATCGACCCCGCGCTGCTCTCCGCGCCCTGGTCGGTGCTCGAGGCGCACGTGCGCGACGTGCTGGAGCGCGGGCGCGCCGCACGCGCCCACATCCTCAACCTCGGTCACGGTGTTCCGCCCGAGACCGACCCCGATCAGCTCACGCGCATCGTCGAACTGGTCCACGCGGAGCGCTGA
- the hemC gene encoding hydroxymethylbilane synthase → MSTPIRLGTRRSALAQAQSGHVAAALEKVSGRPVELVPITSEGDTNRASLSEIGGQGIFATRLREALFAGECDFLVHSLKDLPTAIPDGLMIAATPKREDARDVVLTRLGIPLHELRSGSTVGTGSPRRIAQVHRRAPYAEVVDIRGNVDSRLARVASGELDAVILAAAGLSRLGTDSRLRREELGLAEWPTAPGQGSLAVETRTDAPDELLAALAALDDEETRLAITVERAVLEGLDAGCQAPMAAHAVVEGAAIRVRTVVYAPDGGRRIGLDVTEALNGEYIRRNGSGNGADAADGADPMRAARELGFTVARRLLDQGAAGLVSREQSS, encoded by the coding sequence ATGAGCACCCCGATCCGCCTGGGTACCCGGCGCAGCGCGCTCGCGCAGGCGCAGTCCGGTCACGTCGCCGCCGCCCTCGAGAAGGTGTCGGGGCGCCCGGTCGAGCTCGTCCCGATCACCAGCGAAGGCGACACGAACCGTGCGTCGCTCTCCGAGATCGGCGGCCAGGGCATCTTCGCCACGCGACTGCGCGAGGCGCTGTTCGCGGGGGAGTGCGACTTCCTCGTGCACTCGCTCAAGGATCTGCCGACCGCCATTCCCGACGGTCTGATGATCGCGGCGACGCCGAAGCGCGAGGATGCGCGCGATGTGGTGCTGACCCGCCTCGGCATCCCGCTGCACGAACTGCGTTCGGGCAGCACAGTCGGCACCGGCTCGCCTCGACGGATCGCTCAGGTGCACCGACGGGCGCCGTACGCCGAGGTCGTCGACATCCGGGGCAACGTCGACTCCCGCCTCGCGCGGGTCGCGTCCGGCGAGCTGGACGCCGTGATCCTCGCCGCCGCGGGACTCTCCCGGCTCGGGACGGACTCGCGCCTCCGCCGGGAGGAGCTCGGCCTCGCCGAGTGGCCGACGGCACCGGGCCAGGGATCCCTGGCGGTCGAGACGCGGACGGATGCTCCGGACGAGCTGCTCGCCGCCCTCGCTGCCCTGGACGACGAGGAGACCCGACTCGCCATCACGGTGGAGCGCGCGGTGCTCGAGGGGCTGGATGCCGGATGCCAGGCTCCGATGGCGGCTCACGCGGTGGTCGAAGGGGCCGCGATCCGCGTCAGGACGGTGGTCTACGCGCCCGATGGAGGGCGGCGGATCGGCCTCGACGTCACCGAAGCCCTGAACGGGGAGTATATTCGTCGGAACGGCAGTGGCAATGGAGCGGATGCTGCCGATGGTGCAGACCCGATGCGCGCAGCGCGCGAGCTGGGGTTCACTGTTGCCCGTCGGCTGCTCGATCAAGGGGCGGCTGGACTCGTCTCCCGAGAGCAATCTTCATGA
- a CDS encoding metalloregulator ArsR/SmtB family transcription factor, with translation MADSASDIFAALAHPTRRQILQDLKAGELAAGEIASRFSASGPTISRHLSVLRQAGLVSERRDGNRILYSLVGERLALSVGDFLSTVCPEQIVLREVRKRGRGTATPVEA, from the coding sequence ATGGCAGATAGCGCGTCCGACATCTTCGCAGCGCTGGCCCACCCCACCCGTCGGCAGATCCTGCAGGACCTCAAAGCCGGCGAGCTCGCGGCCGGCGAGATCGCCTCGCGGTTCTCGGCGAGCGGGCCGACCATCTCCCGGCACCTGAGCGTGCTCCGTCAGGCAGGCCTCGTGAGCGAGCGACGCGACGGCAACCGCATCCTCTACTCGCTTGTCGGCGAGCGGCTGGCGCTCTCCGTCGGCGACTTCCTCTCCACGGTGTGCCCCGAGCAGATCGTGCTCCGCGAGGTCCGCAAGCGCGGCCGCGGCACCGCGACGCCCGTCGAGGCCTGA
- a CDS encoding glutamyl-tRNA reductase produces MLLCVTASHKTASFELLERLSRTPDDVASTLVDMTPCVQGAVVLATCNRFEAYVEMDEPVTAAGAIGVEAVLEAVESTTGVRAAEFEGAYAVHSGRRVAEHLFSVASGLESVVSGEGEIAGQVRRALKSARKDGTTSPELERLFQRASQAQRKVKNVTALGRAGRSLVRLALELADSRIADWSAERVLLVGTGAYAAVTLATLRERGAVDISVYSPSGRAEVFAAKHGIRPVAAAEYARAAAHSSLLITCTTATEPVLGPVHLQHPVGIAAVGCPVPPTGSGTHSQLVVDLGMPRNVDPAVGALDGVALLDLETIRLHAPLEELQATDAARSVVREAADTFHVVGARQSVTPSVVALRTHMFSLLESEIARARARGDDDGRVEQALRHLTGVLLHTPTTRAHELAAAGRADEFAAALGALYGIDPVEPAAEQGPESSIA; encoded by the coding sequence GTGCTGCTGTGTGTGACGGCGAGTCACAAGACCGCCTCCTTCGAATTGCTCGAACGCCTGAGCCGCACCCCCGACGACGTCGCCTCCACTCTCGTGGACATGACACCGTGCGTGCAGGGTGCGGTCGTTCTGGCGACCTGCAATCGTTTCGAGGCCTACGTCGAGATGGATGAGCCGGTCACGGCCGCCGGCGCGATCGGCGTCGAAGCCGTGCTCGAAGCCGTCGAGTCGACGACCGGTGTCCGCGCCGCCGAGTTCGAGGGCGCCTATGCGGTGCACTCCGGCCGTCGGGTCGCGGAGCACCTCTTCTCCGTGGCATCAGGGCTCGAATCCGTCGTCTCCGGCGAGGGCGAGATCGCCGGCCAGGTGCGCCGCGCGCTGAAGTCCGCACGCAAGGACGGCACCACCTCCCCCGAGCTCGAGCGCCTGTTCCAGCGCGCGAGCCAGGCGCAGCGCAAGGTCAAGAACGTCACGGCACTCGGTCGCGCCGGACGCTCCCTCGTGCGCCTCGCCCTGGAACTGGCCGACAGCCGCATCGCCGACTGGTCCGCCGAGCGCGTTCTGCTCGTCGGAACCGGGGCCTACGCCGCCGTCACCCTCGCCACGCTGCGCGAACGCGGCGCCGTCGACATCTCGGTGTACTCGCCCTCCGGCCGCGCCGAGGTGTTCGCCGCGAAGCACGGCATCCGCCCGGTCGCCGCCGCCGAGTACGCCCGCGCCGCGGCGCACTCGAGCCTGCTGATCACCTGCACGACCGCGACCGAGCCCGTGCTCGGGCCGGTGCACCTGCAGCACCCGGTCGGCATCGCCGCCGTCGGATGCCCGGTCCCGCCGACGGGCTCAGGAACCCACAGCCAGCTGGTCGTCGACCTCGGCATGCCGCGCAACGTCGACCCCGCCGTCGGCGCTCTCGACGGCGTCGCCCTGCTCGACCTTGAGACCATCCGCCTGCACGCGCCGCTCGAAGAACTGCAGGCGACGGATGCCGCGCGCAGCGTCGTGCGTGAAGCCGCCGACACGTTCCACGTCGTCGGCGCCCGGCAGAGCGTGACCCCGTCGGTGGTCGCACTGCGCACACACATGTTCTCGCTCCTCGAGTCCGAGATCGCCCGTGCGCGCGCCCGCGGCGACGACGACGGCCGCGTCGAGCAGGCGCTCCGCCACCTCACCGGAGTGCTCCTCCACACGCCGACCACGCGTGCGCACGAACTGGCCGCCGCCGGTCGCGCAGACGAGTTCGCCGCCGCGCTGGGGGCTCTCTACGGCATCGACCCCGTCGAACCGGCCGCCGAGCAGGGGCCCGAGTC
- a CDS encoding NAD(P)H-binding protein translates to MRVAITGGSGFVGRHLAERFDDAVVISRRNGVEITDVDALAAAFEGCDAVAHCAGINREIGDQTFRRVHVEGTRVVVEAARRAGVRRIVMVSFLRARPDCGSGYHESNWEAEEIVRASGIPHTILKSGMIYGPGDHMVDHVTRAVRTLPLFWTVGYRERTARPVPIDDAVDVLVAALEGRIPDPTVAVMGVDEVTLGEAIRRIARVAGRRPAFLPVPVWTVRVLAQLTEWIMVVPLVAKAQARMLAEGVSEAAPPAPEVPVGLRPSRPFSDERIRAALPEGRFGLSDLRLARRIQRSAWTSSTMRVS, encoded by the coding sequence ATGAGAGTTGCGATCACGGGCGGAAGCGGGTTCGTCGGGCGGCACCTGGCCGAGCGCTTCGACGACGCGGTGGTGATCTCTCGCCGCAACGGAGTGGAGATCACCGACGTCGACGCCCTCGCCGCCGCCTTCGAAGGGTGCGACGCGGTGGCGCACTGCGCCGGCATCAACCGCGAGATCGGGGATCAGACGTTCCGGCGGGTGCACGTCGAGGGGACGAGGGTCGTCGTCGAGGCCGCGCGTCGCGCGGGCGTCCGGCGTATCGTGATGGTCAGCTTCCTGCGGGCACGCCCCGACTGCGGCTCCGGCTATCACGAGTCCAACTGGGAGGCCGAGGAGATCGTGCGCGCCTCCGGCATCCCGCACACGATCCTGAAGTCGGGGATGATCTACGGCCCCGGCGACCACATGGTCGATCACGTCACCCGCGCCGTGCGGACCCTGCCCCTGTTCTGGACGGTCGGCTACCGCGAGCGCACCGCCCGCCCCGTGCCGATCGACGACGCTGTCGACGTGCTGGTCGCGGCTCTCGAGGGGCGCATCCCCGACCCGACGGTCGCCGTGATGGGGGTCGACGAGGTGACTCTCGGCGAGGCCATCCGCCGCATCGCGCGGGTCGCCGGGCGTCGTCCGGCGTTCCTCCCCGTCCCCGTGTGGACCGTCCGAGTGCTCGCGCAGCTCACGGAGTGGATCATGGTCGTCCCGCTGGTCGCGAAGGCGCAGGCGCGGATGCTGGCCGAGGGCGTCAGCGAGGCCGCGCCGCCGGCCCCCGAGGTGCCCGTCGGTCTCCGCCCTTCACGCCCGTTCAGCGACGAGCGCATCCGCGCGGCACTGCCCGAGGGGCGCTTCGGGCTGTCCGACCTGCGGCTCGCCCGACGGATTCAGCGCTCCGCGTGGACCAGTTCGACGATGCGCGTGAGCTGA
- the hemB gene encoding porphobilinogen synthase, producing the protein MSFPEVRLRRLRQSRAVRDLVRETSLEPRQLVLPLFVREGLTEPVAIGSMPGVAQHSIDSLRAAAVEAAETGVGGVMLFGVPAVRDARGSGADDPQGILNVATEALAAEVGDALVVQTDLCLDEFTDHGHCGVLDAEGAVDNDATLERYASMALAQARAGSQLLGLSGMMDGQVAVIRAALDAEGFTDTLLLAYAAKYASAFYGPFREAVDSQLKGDRRTYQLDPGNRREGVREAVVDEAEGADIVMVKPAMAFLDVLREVRDTVNIPVWAYQVSGEYAMIEAASANGWIDRRAAVLESLLSIRRAGADTVLTYWATEAARWLRA; encoded by the coding sequence GTGAGCTTCCCCGAGGTCCGCCTGAGGCGGCTGCGCCAGTCGCGCGCCGTCCGCGATCTGGTCCGCGAGACGTCGCTGGAGCCGCGGCAGCTCGTGCTGCCCCTGTTCGTGCGCGAGGGTCTCACGGAGCCCGTGGCGATCGGATCGATGCCGGGTGTGGCCCAGCATTCGATCGACTCTCTCCGTGCCGCTGCTGTCGAAGCCGCGGAGACGGGTGTCGGGGGCGTGATGCTGTTCGGTGTCCCCGCCGTGCGAGATGCCCGCGGATCCGGAGCCGACGACCCGCAGGGCATCCTGAACGTCGCGACGGAGGCTCTGGCTGCCGAGGTCGGCGACGCCCTCGTCGTGCAGACGGATCTGTGTCTCGACGAGTTCACCGATCACGGGCACTGCGGTGTCCTGGACGCCGAGGGCGCGGTCGACAACGACGCGACGCTCGAGCGCTACGCGTCGATGGCGCTCGCGCAGGCGAGGGCGGGGTCGCAGCTGCTCGGTCTCTCCGGCATGATGGACGGCCAGGTCGCCGTGATCCGCGCGGCGCTGGACGCCGAGGGTTTCACCGACACGCTGCTGCTGGCCTACGCGGCGAAGTACGCGAGCGCGTTCTACGGACCGTTCCGCGAGGCGGTGGACTCGCAGCTGAAGGGCGACCGCCGCACGTACCAGCTGGATCCCGGCAACCGTCGCGAGGGCGTGCGCGAGGCCGTCGTCGACGAGGCCGAGGGTGCGGACATCGTCATGGTCAAGCCCGCGATGGCCTTCCTCGACGTGCTGCGCGAGGTGCGCGACACCGTCAATATTCCGGTGTGGGCATACCAGGTGTCCGGCGAGTACGCCATGATCGAGGCCGCATCCGCGAACGGCTGGATCGACCGTCGTGCTGCCGTGCTGGAGTCCCTGCTCTCCATCCGCCGTGCGGGTGCCGACACTGTTCTGACCTACTGGGCGACGGAAGCCGCCCGCTGGCTGCGCGCCTGA
- a CDS encoding phage holin family protein, translating to MPRGYRDRADDSLLTLLGDLPELVTNLVKAEIDSAKAWISKTAKDAGIGSVWFLVALFFLFWAVPVILVFAIAGLSSWWPVWLSALAVFGILIVAVLLFALLGILKFRKVLRRQNPAQAVAQDIRIVKEAGDDEF from the coding sequence ATGCCTCGCGGATACCGGGACCGCGCCGATGACAGTCTGCTGACGCTGCTCGGCGATCTGCCCGAACTCGTCACGAATCTCGTCAAAGCCGAGATCGACTCGGCCAAGGCGTGGATCTCGAAGACCGCGAAAGACGCCGGCATCGGTTCCGTCTGGTTCCTCGTCGCGCTCTTCTTCCTCTTCTGGGCCGTGCCGGTCATCCTCGTCTTCGCGATCGCCGGACTCTCGTCGTGGTGGCCGGTCTGGCTGTCGGCTCTGGCGGTCTTCGGCATCCTGATCGTCGCCGTGCTGCTGTTCGCTCTGCTCGGCATCCTGAAGTTCCGCAAGGTCCTCCGACGTCAGAATCCCGCCCAGGCGGTCGCGCAGGACATCCGAATCGTGAAGGAGGCCGGCGATGACGAATTCTGA
- a CDS encoding glutamate-1-semialdehyde 2,1-aminomutase, translating into MTDRNDDLFSAARAVIPGGVNSPVRAYGSVGGTPRFLASASGARVTDAAGRAYVDLVASWGPALLGHAHPEVVAAVQEAATRGLSFGAPTEGEVELAALIADRVRFGDVRPVERVRLVSTGTEATMTAIRLARGATGRDLLVKFAGNYHGHSDGLLAEAGSGVATLALPGSAGVPAPIAAQTLVIGYNDPEALAAVFAEHGPRIAAVIVEAAAANMGVVAPLPGFNRLIAETAHAHGALMILDEVLTGFRVHSAGYWGLQAAAGEEYLPDIITFGKVVGGGMPLAALGGRAEVMDLLAPLGPVYQAGTLSGNPLSVAAGLATLRLATPEVYATVDAASARLVAALDAALSDAGVTHAVATVGNLFNASFRATAPRDYAEAQAQESFRYAPFFHSMREQGVALPPSVFEAWFLTAAHSDEELGFIEAALPAAAAAAASASASARA; encoded by the coding sequence ATGACCGACCGCAATGACGACCTGTTCTCCGCTGCCCGCGCGGTGATCCCCGGCGGGGTCAACTCGCCGGTGCGCGCGTACGGCTCGGTCGGCGGCACGCCGCGCTTCCTCGCGTCGGCCTCGGGTGCACGGGTCACGGATGCCGCGGGTCGCGCGTATGTCGACCTCGTCGCCTCGTGGGGTCCGGCGCTGCTCGGGCACGCGCACCCGGAGGTCGTCGCCGCCGTGCAAGAGGCCGCCACCCGCGGGTTGTCGTTCGGCGCTCCGACCGAGGGTGAGGTCGAGCTGGCCGCGCTGATCGCCGACCGGGTGCGCTTCGGCGACGTCCGCCCGGTCGAGCGCGTGCGTCTGGTGTCGACGGGCACCGAAGCGACCATGACGGCGATCCGGTTGGCCCGTGGTGCCACGGGTCGCGATCTGCTCGTGAAGTTCGCCGGCAACTACCACGGGCACTCCGACGGCCTGCTCGCCGAGGCGGGCTCGGGCGTCGCGACGCTCGCGCTCCCCGGTTCGGCCGGCGTTCCGGCTCCGATCGCCGCCCAGACGCTGGTGATCGGATACAACGATCCGGAGGCACTGGCGGCCGTGTTCGCCGAGCACGGCCCGCGCATCGCGGCCGTCATCGTCGAGGCCGCCGCGGCGAACATGGGTGTCGTCGCCCCGCTCCCCGGGTTCAACCGCCTCATCGCCGAGACCGCGCACGCTCACGGGGCGCTGATGATCCTCGACGAGGTGCTCACCGGATTCCGCGTGCACTCGGCGGGATACTGGGGCCTGCAGGCCGCGGCAGGCGAGGAGTACCTGCCGGACATCATCACGTTCGGCAAGGTCGTCGGCGGAGGGATGCCGCTGGCCGCGCTCGGTGGCCGCGCCGAGGTCATGGATCTTCTCGCCCCTCTCGGGCCGGTCTACCAGGCGGGCACGCTCTCGGGCAATCCGCTGTCGGTCGCGGCGGGCCTGGCCACGCTGCGCCTCGCGACGCCGGAGGTGTACGCGACGGTGGACGCGGCATCCGCTCGTCTGGTGGCGGCTCTCGACGCCGCCCTCTCGGATGCCGGAGTCACCCACGCCGTCGCCACGGTTGGAAACCTGTTCAACGCGTCTTTCCGCGCCACCGCGCCGCGCGACTACGCCGAGGCGCAGGCTCAGGAGTCGTTCCGGTATGCGCCGTTCTTCCACTCCATGCGCGAGCAGGGCGTGGCACTGCCGCCGAGCGTCTTCGAGGCCTGGTTCCTCACGGCCGCGCACAGCGACGAGGAGCTCGGATTCATCGAGGCCGCACTGCCGGCTGCGGCTGCCGCCGCGGCATCCGCATCCGCATCCGCTCGGGCCTAG
- the hemQ gene encoding hydrogen peroxide-dependent heme synthase, translating to MSEALEENPSGFTLWAVWRRNPDVPVTESDSTELETIVSYVEDSGVTVRGFYDVSGLKADADLMVWLHGETAEELQKALRRLRRTELLRSLLPVWNVMGVHRDAEFNRAHVPGFLRGVEPKDWLCLYPFVRTPEWYLAPEEERRKMLADHGRKGAAFTGVIANTVAAFALGDYEWLLPLEADDVTELVDLMRDLRYTDARLYVKEEVPFYTGRRLRFDEIADVLQ from the coding sequence ATGTCCGAAGCGCTCGAAGAGAACCCGTCCGGATTCACCCTCTGGGCCGTGTGGCGACGCAATCCCGATGTCCCCGTCACCGAGTCCGACTCGACCGAACTCGAGACGATCGTCTCGTACGTCGAGGACTCCGGCGTCACCGTCCGCGGCTTCTATGACGTCTCGGGGCTGAAGGCCGACGCCGACCTCATGGTGTGGCTGCACGGCGAGACGGCCGAGGAGCTGCAGAAGGCGCTTCGTCGCCTGCGCCGCACGGAGCTGCTGCGCTCGCTGCTCCCGGTCTGGAACGTGATGGGCGTGCACCGCGACGCCGAGTTCAACCGCGCGCACGTGCCGGGGTTCCTTCGCGGCGTCGAGCCGAAGGACTGGCTCTGCCTCTACCCGTTCGTGCGCACCCCCGAGTGGTATCTCGCCCCCGAGGAGGAGCGTCGCAAGATGCTCGCCGACCACGGACGCAAGGGCGCCGCATTCACGGGCGTCATCGCGAACACGGTCGCCGCATTCGCTCTGGGCGACTACGAGTGGCTGCTGCCGCTCGAGGCTGACGACGTCACCGAGCTCGTCGACCTCATGCGCGATCTCCGTTACACCGACGCGCGTCTCTACGTGAAGGAGGAGGTGCCCTTCTACACCGGGCGCCGTCTGCGCTTCGACGAGATCGCGGACGTGCTGCAGTAG
- a CDS encoding uroporphyrinogen-III synthase — MTSDTKQDLPLYGWRILVPRGGPWGDGVAASLRAQGAVPVVAPLINFAPTNDQAGLDVALEQLAAGAFDWLTVTSATTVDVLFAHRAVVPPTTRIAAVGETTAAALQAVGYEVALVPTQDNSAEGMAEQLIALETEPRRILALRSEIAKPVLSVQLSNAGHDVSSVVAYRTVGVPVTERIRRDVENGRINAILVTSGSVAEQVREQFPEIPDETLLAAIGPRTARDALKAGLPVSVVADRQTVDALIDAVSHFTLPHAADEFAP, encoded by the coding sequence ATGACATCCGATACCAAGCAGGACCTACCGCTGTACGGCTGGCGCATCCTCGTGCCCCGTGGCGGGCCGTGGGGCGACGGCGTCGCCGCGAGCCTGCGCGCCCAGGGTGCGGTGCCGGTCGTCGCACCCCTCATCAACTTCGCCCCGACCAACGACCAGGCGGGGCTCGACGTCGCACTGGAGCAGCTCGCGGCCGGTGCGTTCGACTGGCTGACGGTCACGAGCGCCACGACCGTCGACGTGCTGTTCGCGCATCGCGCGGTCGTTCCTCCGACGACGCGGATCGCGGCGGTCGGCGAGACCACCGCGGCGGCCCTGCAGGCTGTCGGGTACGAGGTCGCGCTGGTGCCGACGCAGGACAACTCCGCCGAGGGGATGGCCGAGCAGCTGATCGCCCTGGAGACGGAGCCTCGCCGCATCCTCGCGCTGCGCAGCGAGATCGCGAAGCCCGTGCTCAGCGTGCAGCTGTCGAACGCGGGGCACGATGTCTCGAGCGTCGTCGCGTACCGCACGGTCGGCGTCCCGGTCACGGAGCGGATCCGCCGGGATGTCGAGAACGGCAGGATCAACGCGATCCTCGTGACGAGCGGCTCGGTCGCCGAGCAGGTGCGCGAGCAGTTCCCGGAGATCCCCGACGAGACGCTGCTCGCCGCGATCGGCCCGCGCACGGCGCGCGACGCCCTCAAGGCGGGCCTGCCGGTGTCGGTCGTCGCCGACCGACAAACCGTCGACGCGCTCATCGATGCGGTGTCGCACTTCACTCTTCCGCACGCGGCTGACGAGTTCGCGCCGTGA
- a CDS encoding protoporphyrinogen/coproporphyrinogen oxidase has protein sequence MTVDSSRDPADLAARAAERHVLVVGGGIGGLIAARECAKVGIRVTLLEEADAVGGAIRRADLDGVALDAGAESFATRGGHVRALLEELGLTDRIVAPEAGSAWLAGIPGVGAAPLPVGGILGVPANPFQDDVRRVIGWSGAWRAYLDRVRPPLTIGHQLSLGKLVASRMGAKVRDRLVAPVTTGVYSASPDDVDVDIAAPGLNAALTRVGSLSGAVQALRDGAGGAAKAPGAAVEGLVGGMSVLVDALVEDLDRFGAEVRTGVRVQSVRRIDAGWTVEAEIEPDPDADADEEAEEPLSFTADAVIVATSEAAARALLTPGVPALAHAAPSSSPEIEIVTLLLDAPTLRVPPRGTGVLTVPGSHTAKALTHSTAKWGWLREAAGDREIVRVSFGAQGEPAATADLSDDDAAELALREASALLGVPLAPGSLLAAHRARYVQSQPASIIGSGERRAAARAAVQAVPGLAVVGAWLAGTGLAQVIPDAKDEADRLRRTLLWE, from the coding sequence ATGACCGTCGACTCCTCCCGCGACCCCGCCGACCTCGCCGCTCGCGCCGCCGAGAGGCACGTCCTCGTCGTCGGCGGCGGCATCGGCGGTCTCATCGCGGCGCGCGAGTGCGCGAAGGTCGGCATACGGGTCACGCTGCTCGAAGAGGCGGATGCCGTCGGCGGCGCGATCCGCCGGGCCGATCTCGACGGCGTCGCGCTGGATGCCGGTGCCGAGAGCTTCGCGACCAGGGGCGGCCACGTGCGTGCGCTGCTGGAGGAGCTCGGCCTGACCGATCGCATCGTCGCGCCCGAGGCAGGGAGCGCCTGGCTCGCCGGCATCCCGGGCGTGGGCGCCGCGCCGCTCCCGGTCGGCGGCATCCTGGGTGTCCCGGCGAATCCGTTCCAGGACGACGTGCGTCGCGTCATCGGCTGGTCGGGCGCGTGGCGCGCCTATCTCGACCGGGTGCGCCCGCCCCTGACGATCGGGCATCAGCTCAGCCTCGGCAAGCTCGTCGCATCGCGCATGGGCGCCAAGGTCCGCGACCGTCTCGTCGCCCCCGTCACGACCGGCGTCTACTCCGCCTCACCCGACGATGTCGATGTCGACATCGCCGCCCCGGGGCTCAACGCCGCACTCACGCGGGTGGGCTCGCTCTCCGGCGCCGTGCAAGCGCTCCGTGACGGTGCGGGCGGTGCCGCGAAGGCACCGGGCGCCGCGGTCGAGGGACTCGTCGGCGGCATGAGCGTGCTCGTCGATGCGCTGGTGGAGGATCTGGACCGGTTCGGTGCCGAGGTGCGCACCGGCGTGCGCGTGCAGAGTGTCCGGAGGATCGACGCCGGCTGGACGGTCGAGGCAGAGATCGAGCCCGATCCCGACGCCGACGCTGACGAGGAAGCCGAGGAGCCCCTCTCGTTCACCGCGGATGCGGTCATCGTCGCCACCTCGGAGGCCGCGGCACGAGCGCTGCTCACTCCCGGCGTCCCCGCCCTCGCACACGCTGCGCCTTCGTCGTCGCCGGAGATCGAGATCGTGACGCTGCTGCTCGATGCGCCGACTCTCCGTGTCCCGCCGCGCGGCACCGGAGTCCTGACCGTGCCGGGCAGCCACACCGCCAAGGCGCTCACGCACTCCACCGCGAAGTGGGGCTGGCTGCGCGAAGCCGCCGGCGATCGCGAGATCGTGCGCGTCTCGTTCGGCGCGCAGGGCGAGCCCGCCGCGACCGCGGATCTGAGCGACGACGACGCGGCGGAACTCGCGCTGCGCGAGGCATCCGCGCTGCTCGGCGTGCCTCTCGCCCCTGGTTCTCTGCTCGCCGCGCACCGCGCGCGCTACGTCCAGTCGCAGCCCGCCTCGATCATCGGATCGGGCGAGCGTCGGGCCGCCGCGCGAGCCGCCGTGCAGGCCGTTCCCGGTCTCGCGGTCGTCGGCGCCTGGCTCGCCGGCACCGGCCTCGCGCAGGTGATCCCGGACGCGAAGGACGAGGCCGATCGCCTGCGTCGCACCCTGTTGTGGGAGTGA